From a region of the Clupea harengus chromosome 9, Ch_v2.0.2, whole genome shotgun sequence genome:
- the nars2 gene encoding probable asparagine--tRNA ligase, mitochondrial isoform X2 codes for MTGLTFGSAIDVSGSLEKSPSGKQNVELHAKQIQVTGKCDPTEFPFKIKERHSLEYIRQFPHLRCRTNVFSALLRVRSEATSAIQSFFKDNGFIQIHTPVITSNDCEGAGELFQVEPASRDKQQDERDPHYFSVPTYLTVSGQLHLEVMAGAFPAVYTFGPTFRAENSQSRRHLAEFYMVEAEISFTESLEDVMTVMEHLFKASTEHVLTHCAEDVELFHKFVAPGHRGQVDLMLSRKFNVISYTEAIDILNRSSQIFTFPTKWGCDLQTEHEKYLVKHCGNIPVFVTDYPYDLKPFYARDNQDHPRHTAAAVDLLVPGVGELCGGSLREERLEILRSRIIQAGMEDAYEWYLQLRQFGSVPHGGFGMGFERYLQCILGVDNIKDVIPFARFSHSCLL; via the exons ATGACAG GTCTGACATTTGGAAGTGCCATTGATGTCTCAGGAAGCCTGGAGAAGAGTCCAAGTGGAAAACAGAACGTAGAGCTCcatgcaaaacaaatacaagtGACTGGAAAATGTGATCCCACT GAATTCCCCTTTAAGATCAAGGAACGCCATTCTCTGGAGTACATCCGTCAGTTTCCCCATCTGCGTTGCCGGACAAATGTCTTCAGTGCCTTGCTGAGGGTCCGTAGTGAAGCCACTTCTGCTATTCAATCATTTTTCAAG GATAACGGGTTCATACAGATCCACACACCAGTCATCACGTCCAATGACTGTGAAGGAGCAGGGGAGTTGTTCCAGGTGGAG CCCGCAAGTAGGGATAAACAGCAGGATGAGCGGGACCCACACTACTTCTCTGTCCCCACCTACCTGACAGTCTCCGGCCAGCTTCACCTTGAGGTCATGGCAGG GGCCTTCCCTGCAGTGTACACTTTTGGGCCGACCTTCAGGGCCGAGAACTCCCAGAGCAGGCGACACTTGGCTGAGTTCTACATGGTGGAGGCCGAGATCTCATTCACCGAGTCCCTAGAGGATGTGATGACA GTAATGGAGCATCTCTTCAAAGCCAGCACTGAGCACGTCCTTACCCACTGTGCAGAAGATGTGGAATTATTTCACAAGTTTGTGGCACCTGGACACAGG GGGCAAGTGGATCTCATGCTGAGTAGAAAGTTTAATGT GATTTCCTACACAGAGGCCATAGACATTCTAAACCGCAGTTCCCAGATATTCACTTTTCCAACCAAG TGGGGTTGTGACCTGCAGACAGAACATGAGAAGTACCTGGTGAAACATTGTGGCAACATCCCAGTCTTTGTCACAGATTACCCCTATGATCTCAAGCCTTTTTACGCCAGAGACAACCAGGATCACCCACGACACACT GCTGCGGCGGTGGACCTGCTGGTGCCAGGGGTCGGGGAGCTGTGCGGAGGATctctgagagaagagagactggAAATCCTCAGGAGCCGCATCATTCA GGCAGGGATGGAAGATGCATATGAATG GTATCTCCAGCTGAGACAGTTTGGCTCCGTCCCCCATGGTGGCTTTGGGATGGGGTTTGAGCGGTACCTTCAGTGCATCTTGGGAGTGGACAATATCAAAGATGTGATCCCATTTGCTAGGTTTTCGCACTCCTGCCTTTTGTAA
- the nars2 gene encoding probable asparagine--tRNA ligase, mitochondrial isoform X1 has product MLSSNLLRSVFPVSSEWVFSCIKCGSRRYCQKPFKKLTISDALSTKALGSNIRIQGWVRSVRSQKEHLFLHVNDGSSLQPLQVVASHDLNDRGLTFGSAIDVSGSLEKSPSGKQNVELHAKQIQVTGKCDPTEFPFKIKERHSLEYIRQFPHLRCRTNVFSALLRVRSEATSAIQSFFKDNGFIQIHTPVITSNDCEGAGELFQVEPASRDKQQDERDPHYFSVPTYLTVSGQLHLEVMAGAFPAVYTFGPTFRAENSQSRRHLAEFYMVEAEISFTESLEDVMTVMEHLFKASTEHVLTHCAEDVELFHKFVAPGHRGQVDLMLSRKFNVISYTEAIDILNRSSQIFTFPTKWGCDLQTEHEKYLVKHCGNIPVFVTDYPYDLKPFYARDNQDHPRHTAAAVDLLVPGVGELCGGSLREERLEILRSRIIQAGMEDAYEWYLQLRQFGSVPHGGFGMGFERYLQCILGVDNIKDVIPFARFSHSCLL; this is encoded by the exons ATGCTTTCGAGTAATTTACTACGTAGTGTTTTCCCTGTTTCTTCTGAATGGGTATTTAGCTGCATAAAATGTGGGTCCAGACGGTATTGCCAGAAACCATTCAAAAAGCTAACGATAAGCGATGCGTTATCCACTAAAGCGTTGGGATCTAACATCAGAATACAG GGTTGGGTCCGTTCTGTCCGATCACAGAAAGAACATCTCTTTCTCCACGTGAATGATGGCTCCTCCCTGCAACCTCTCCAAGTAGTGGCCAGCCACGATCTAAATGACAG AGGTCTGACATTTGGAAGTGCCATTGATGTCTCAGGAAGCCTGGAGAAGAGTCCAAGTGGAAAACAGAACGTAGAGCTCcatgcaaaacaaatacaagtGACTGGAAAATGTGATCCCACT GAATTCCCCTTTAAGATCAAGGAACGCCATTCTCTGGAGTACATCCGTCAGTTTCCCCATCTGCGTTGCCGGACAAATGTCTTCAGTGCCTTGCTGAGGGTCCGTAGTGAAGCCACTTCTGCTATTCAATCATTTTTCAAG GATAACGGGTTCATACAGATCCACACACCAGTCATCACGTCCAATGACTGTGAAGGAGCAGGGGAGTTGTTCCAGGTGGAG CCCGCAAGTAGGGATAAACAGCAGGATGAGCGGGACCCACACTACTTCTCTGTCCCCACCTACCTGACAGTCTCCGGCCAGCTTCACCTTGAGGTCATGGCAGG GGCCTTCCCTGCAGTGTACACTTTTGGGCCGACCTTCAGGGCCGAGAACTCCCAGAGCAGGCGACACTTGGCTGAGTTCTACATGGTGGAGGCCGAGATCTCATTCACCGAGTCCCTAGAGGATGTGATGACA GTAATGGAGCATCTCTTCAAAGCCAGCACTGAGCACGTCCTTACCCACTGTGCAGAAGATGTGGAATTATTTCACAAGTTTGTGGCACCTGGACACAGG GGGCAAGTGGATCTCATGCTGAGTAGAAAGTTTAATGT GATTTCCTACACAGAGGCCATAGACATTCTAAACCGCAGTTCCCAGATATTCACTTTTCCAACCAAG TGGGGTTGTGACCTGCAGACAGAACATGAGAAGTACCTGGTGAAACATTGTGGCAACATCCCAGTCTTTGTCACAGATTACCCCTATGATCTCAAGCCTTTTTACGCCAGAGACAACCAGGATCACCCACGACACACT GCTGCGGCGGTGGACCTGCTGGTGCCAGGGGTCGGGGAGCTGTGCGGAGGATctctgagagaagagagactggAAATCCTCAGGAGCCGCATCATTCA GGCAGGGATGGAAGATGCATATGAATG GTATCTCCAGCTGAGACAGTTTGGCTCCGTCCCCCATGGTGGCTTTGGGATGGGGTTTGAGCGGTACCTTCAGTGCATCTTGGGAGTGGACAATATCAAAGATGTGATCCCATTTGCTAGGTTTTCGCACTCCTGCCTTTTGTAA